One window of Leopardus geoffroyi isolate Oge1 chromosome B3, O.geoffroyi_Oge1_pat1.0, whole genome shotgun sequence genomic DNA carries:
- the BTBD6 gene encoding BTB/POZ domain-containing protein 6, translating to MLLPLACLHGRVAQCLTALLVLAEPPPRPRRGARVHGAPPSRAEAALPAKMAAELYPAAGAAAATATATATDIANSNAAAAATGRKGPPSAPPPVPPPPAPAPPAPDNNNLESPNWQSFHPTLRERNALMFNNELMADVHFIVGPPGAARRVPAHKYVLAVGSSVFYAMFYGDLAEVKSEIHIPDVEPAAFLILLKYMYSDEIDLEADTVLATLYAAKKYIVPALAKACVNFLETSLEAKNACVLLSQSRLFEEPELTQRCWEVIDAQAEMALRSEGFCEIDWQTLEIIVTREALNAKEAVVFEAVLSWAEAECKRQGLPATPRNKRHVLGPVLYLVRIPTMTLEEFANGAAQSDILTLEETHSIFLWYTAANKPLLSFPLTKRKGLAPQRCHRFQSSAYRSNQWRYRGRCDSIQFAVDRRVFVAGLGLYGSSSGKAEYSVKIELKRLGVVLAQNLTKFVSDGSSNTFSVWFEHPVQVEQDTFYTASAVLDGSELSYFGQEGMTEVQCGKVTFQFQCSSDSTNGTGVQGGQIPELIFYA from the exons ATGCTGCTGCCCCTGGCCTGCCTGCACGGCCGGGTGGCGCAGTGCCTCACGGCGCTCCTGGTGCTCGCAGAGCCGCCCCCCCGGCCCCGGCGCGGCGCGAGGGTGCACGGCGCGCCACCGTCGCGCGCGGAGGCCGCCCTGCCCGCGAAGATGGCCGCGGAGCTGTACCCGGCCGCCGGCGCCGcggccgccaccgccaccgccaccgccacggACATCGCTAACAGcaacgccgccgccgccgccacggGCAGGAAGGGCCCGCCCAGCGCCCCGCCGCCCgtcccgccgccgcccgcgcccgcgccgcccgcgcccGACAACAACAACTTGGAGAGTCCCAACTGGCAGTCCTTCCACCCGACCCTGCGCGAGAG GAACGCGCTGATGTTCAACAACGAGCTCATGGCTGACGTCCACTTCATCGTGGGGCCCCCGGGAGCGGCCCGCAGGGTGCCCGCCCACAAG TACGTCTTGGCCGTTGGGAGCTCTGTCTTCTATGCCATGTTTTATGGCGATTTGGCAGAAGTCAAGTCAGAAATCCACATCCCCGACGTGGAGCCCGCAGCCTTCCTAATCTTGTTAAA GTACATGTACAGTGACGAGATCGATCTGGAAGCCGACACGGTGCTGGCCACTCTCTACGCTGCCAAGAAGTACATCGTGCCGGCACTAGCTAAAGCCTGTGTTAATTTCCTGGAGACCAGCCTGGAAGCCAAAAACGCCTGTGTCCTGCTGTCCCAGAGCCGGCTGTTTGAGGAGCCCGAGCTGACCCAGCGCTGCTGGGAGGTCATCGATGCTCAGGCGGAGATGGCTCTGAGGTCTGAAGGCTTCTGTGAGATTGACTGGCAGACGCTGGAGATCATCGTGACGCGGGAAGCCCTCAACGCCAAGGAGGCCGTGGTCTTCGAGGCCGTCCTGAGCTGGGCGGAAGCCGAGTGCAAGAGGCAGGGCCTGCCGGCCACCCCGCGTAACAAGAGGCACGTGCTGGGGCCCGTCCTCTACCTGGTCCGGATTCCGACCATGACCCTGGAGGAGTTCGCCAACGGCGCTGCCCAGTCGGACATCCTGACGCTGGAGGAGACCCACAGCATCTTCCTGTGGTACACGGCCGCCAACAAGCCCCTCCTCAGCTTCCCGCTGACCAAGAGGAAGGGCCTCGCCCCGCAGAGGTGCCACCGTTTCCAGTCCTCCGCCTACCGCAGCAACCAGTGGCGCTACCGCGGGCGCTGTGACAGCATCCAGTTTGCCGTGGACCGAAGGGTGTTCGTGGCAGGGCTGGGCTTGTACGGCTCCAGCTCCGGGAAGGCCGAGTACAGCGTGAAGATCGAACTGAAGCGGCTGGGGGTGGTCCTGGCTCAGAACCTGACCAAGTTCGTCTCGGACGGCTCCAGCAACACCTTCTCGGTCTGGTTTGAGCACCCCGTGCAGGTGGAGCAGGACACCTTCTACACGGCCAGCGCGGTCCTGGATGGCAGCGAGCTCAGCTACTTCGGGCAGGAAGGCATGACGGAAGTGCAGTGCGGGAAGGTGACCTTCCAGTTCCAGTGCTCGTCGGACAGCACCAACGGGACCGGGGTCCAGGGTGGGCAGATCCCAGAGCTCATCTTCTATGCCTGA